Proteins co-encoded in one Desulfitobacterium hafniense DCB-2 genomic window:
- the modA gene encoding molybdate ABC transporter substrate-binding protein, with translation MLKKHKYLAIVSVLCLALIFLTACSSKPAEVPGGQAGPAESLSGKPLFVYCGAGMTKPFGEIAEAFKAESGVEVEVAYANAAQIQTQIKTTQEGDLFIAGSVEELNPVKDVVAASKELVKHIPVLAVKSGNPLKITGLKDLTKEDVEVVLGDAEATPIGKIANKALTDLGVLAEVNVIARTATAPEMITALSVDQCDAIIVWKENVSGSGIEIVNTTDLDTQIKKIPAATLSFSKNTETTAALLKFLDTDQAKSIWEKYGYEVVN, from the coding sequence ATGTTAAAAAAACATAAATACTTGGCAATCGTCAGCGTTTTGTGCCTGGCCTTGATTTTTCTGACAGCTTGCAGCAGCAAGCCGGCAGAGGTTCCCGGGGGTCAGGCAGGCCCAGCGGAATCCTTGAGCGGGAAACCCCTTTTCGTATACTGTGGGGCGGGAATGACCAAGCCTTTTGGTGAAATTGCCGAAGCCTTCAAAGCAGAGAGCGGGGTTGAAGTTGAAGTGGCCTACGCCAATGCGGCCCAAATCCAGACCCAAATCAAGACCACTCAGGAGGGGGATCTCTTTATAGCCGGTTCTGTGGAAGAGCTTAATCCTGTCAAAGATGTTGTGGCCGCCAGCAAAGAGCTTGTCAAACATATTCCCGTCCTGGCCGTCAAAAGCGGCAATCCCCTGAAGATCACCGGACTGAAAGATCTGACGAAAGAAGATGTGGAAGTTGTCCTGGGGGATGCGGAGGCTACGCCCATAGGCAAAATTGCCAATAAAGCCCTCACCGATTTAGGCGTGCTGGCAGAGGTCAATGTCATTGCCAGAACGGCTACCGCACCGGAAATGATCACAGCCCTATCTGTTGATCAATGCGATGCTATTATCGTCTGGAAAGAAAATGTCAGCGGGTCAGGGATCGAGATCGTCAATACCACGGATTTGGACACCCAGATCAAAAAAATTCCGGCAGCCACGTTGAGCTTCAGCAAGAATACGGAGACCACCGCAGCCCTGCTGAAATTCCTTGATACTGATCAAGCCAAAAGCATCTGGGAAAAATACGGATATGAAGTGGTAAACTAA
- a CDS encoding FecCD family ABC transporter permease — MLIIELKGTNNQPWQLGAILGTGVLTVALSLTALCLGRYELSIIDVVKILLSAFGDLQQTWTDAMADVVFQVRLPRVFAALLVGAGLSISGTTYQGIFKNPLVSPDLLGVSSGACVGAALAILNGLDAGGIQICALLGGLLAVAITTTIPKLLRNSSNLILVLAGIIVAGFMSSALGLLKYVADPETQLPEIVFWQMGSLATTSMGDVMMIVPAMLISMALLIAVRWRINILSLGDEEAGSLGINIRVIRGLAIVCSTITTACAVCISGTVGWIGLVVPHLCRMLVGPDNTRVIPLSIFVGASFMLVVDTVARTVTSGEIPLSILTGFIGAPLYGWLLFKQRMKIK; from the coding sequence GTGCTGATCATCGAATTGAAGGGAACCAATAATCAGCCTTGGCAGCTGGGTGCCATTCTGGGGACCGGTGTTTTGACCGTTGCCTTAAGCCTGACCGCTCTTTGCCTGGGCCGATATGAATTGTCCATAATTGATGTGGTGAAAATACTGCTTTCCGCCTTTGGGGATTTGCAGCAGACCTGGACCGACGCCATGGCGGATGTGGTCTTTCAGGTGCGGTTGCCGCGGGTTTTCGCCGCTTTATTAGTAGGAGCCGGTCTTTCCATTTCCGGGACAACCTATCAGGGAATATTCAAAAATCCCCTGGTCTCTCCCGATCTTTTGGGGGTGTCCTCCGGCGCTTGTGTGGGAGCGGCCTTGGCCATCTTAAACGGCCTGGATGCAGGGGGAATTCAGATCTGTGCCCTCCTGGGCGGGCTGCTGGCCGTGGCCATTACCACAACCATTCCCAAGTTGCTGAGAAACAGCTCCAACTTAATTCTTGTGCTGGCGGGAATTATTGTCGCCGGCTTTATGAGCTCCGCTCTAGGATTGCTGAAATATGTGGCAGACCCGGAAACCCAGCTGCCGGAGATCGTTTTCTGGCAAATGGGCAGCTTGGCCACCACCTCCATGGGTGACGTCATGATGATTGTGCCGGCGATGCTGATCAGCATGGCCTTATTGATAGCCGTACGGTGGCGCATCAATATTCTCTCTCTAGGAGATGAAGAGGCCGGTTCCTTAGGGATTAATATCAGGGTGATCCGCGGCCTGGCCATTGTCTGTTCCACCATCACTACGGCTTGTGCGGTATGCATCAGCGGTACTGTAGGCTGGATTGGCCTGGTTGTTCCCCATCTCTGCCGTATGCTGGTTGGGCCGGATAATACCCGGGTCATTCCCTTATCCATCTTCGTGGGAGCCTCATTTATGCTGGTGGTCGATACGGTTGCCCGCACTGTGACCAGCGGTGAAATCCCCCTGAGCATTCTCACCGGATTCATCGGTGCACCTCTCTACGGTTGGCTATTATTTAAGCAGAGGATGAAAATAAAATGA
- a CDS encoding ABC transporter ATP-binding protein, translating to MNSLLEVNQAAFAYPGGKTVFKDVNFTISPGQILSIIGPNGAGKSTLLNCIAGFNTLNRGSIRIEGIPLPKMNRKAIARYIGYVPQIHNPAYGYSIRDFVVMGRAPYISTFRMPGREDFAKADAAIAAMGISHLAQRPYTDVSGGERQQATIARVIVQEPQIIMLDEPTSALDFGNQLRTVRMIKELAERGYAIIMTTHNPDQAMMLEGLVGILEKNGRFSVGKAQEIINEETLTELYQTEVKIPYVEQISRNACLARL from the coding sequence ATGAACAGCTTATTGGAAGTCAATCAGGCAGCCTTCGCTTACCCTGGCGGCAAGACTGTGTTCAAAGATGTTAACTTTACGATCTCCCCGGGGCAGATACTGTCCATTATCGGGCCTAACGGTGCCGGCAAATCGACGCTGCTGAACTGTATCGCCGGGTTTAATACCTTGAATCGGGGCAGTATCCGCATCGAAGGGATACCTTTGCCGAAAATGAACCGCAAAGCCATAGCCCGCTATATTGGCTATGTTCCCCAGATCCATAACCCGGCCTATGGTTATTCCATACGGGATTTTGTGGTGATGGGCCGTGCTCCTTATATCAGCACCTTCCGCATGCCGGGCCGGGAAGACTTCGCCAAAGCGGATGCGGCCATTGCGGCCATGGGGATTTCCCATCTGGCTCAGCGGCCATACACCGATGTGAGCGGAGGGGAGCGGCAGCAGGCCACCATTGCCCGGGTGATTGTGCAGGAGCCCCAAATCATTATGCTGGACGAACCCACTTCAGCCCTGGACTTTGGCAACCAATTAAGAACTGTCCGGATGATTAAGGAATTGGCGGAACGGGGCTATGCCATCATCATGACCACCCATAACCCCGACCAGGCCATGATGCTGGAAGGGCTGGTGGGAATCTTGGAGAAAAACGGGCGTTTTTCAGTGGGCAAAGCCCAGGAAATAATCAATGAAGAGACCTTGACCGAATTGTATCAAACCGAGGTCAAGATTCCCTATGTTGAACAGATTTCCCGCAATGCTTGTCTGGCCCGCTTATAA
- a CDS encoding translation factor GTPase family protein, with product MKKLVIGLCAHVDAGKTTLSESMLYLSGAIRKMGRVDNKDAHLDTFELERARGITIFSKQALLEVAHTQITLLDTPGHVDFSLEMERTLQVLDYAVLVINGADGVQGHTRTLWHLLDIYQTPVFLFINKMDQVGTDREKLINELKSQLSDGCIDFGQPESTDFYDQLAMCDEMLLDAYVDTGHIELPLIREGIRKRKVYPCFFGSALKLEGVEELLQGIVDYAHLPAYPESFGAKVFKIGRDEQGNRLTYLKITGGRLKVRESLSNGVWEEKVNQIRIYSGKKFEAVNEVEAGSVCAVTGLTLTKPGEGLGTETAAHSPLLEPVLAYQMILPEGCDPRVMMPKLRQLEEEDPGLQVVWDEELREIQVQMMGEVQLEILQSLIRSRFGLEVSFGSGRIVYKETIGNAVEGVGHFEPLRHYAEVHLLMEPGERGSGLQFGAQCSEDSLSKSWQRLVLSHLEEKVHKGVLTGSPITDLKITLVSGRAHTKHTDGGDFREATYRAVRQGLMEAESILLEPYYAFQLELPEKMVGRAMNDVEKMHGTCQLARIEGERATLTGSAPVATMRNYQQEVMAYSKGLGRLFCSLKGYEPCHNPDEVIAMAGYDPERDVDNPADSVFCAQGSGYLVPWYQVKEYMHVESYFAKESEFIDAESHLQIPYAEERWIDPEEIDRILNQTYYANQGKKSLWQKRKKAVESYYRPPADLNKPKESQEEYLLVDGYNIIFDWPELKELAQDNMDGARIRLLDILSNYQGIRKCRIIVVFDAYRVQGHPEEAIDYHNILMVYTKEAQTADQYIERFAYDHQKKYKITVATSDGLQQIIIRGAGCALLSARDLKEEVIMANKQVIEAYQAQQTPTRHYLKDALSAESEQQMKEFLKREKD from the coding sequence ATGAAAAAATTGGTCATTGGCCTATGTGCCCATGTGGACGCGGGCAAGACAACCCTATCGGAAAGTATGCTTTACTTGAGCGGTGCCATTCGCAAAATGGGCCGAGTGGATAATAAAGACGCTCATCTGGATACCTTCGAACTGGAACGGGCCCGAGGGATTACCATCTTTTCCAAACAGGCCCTACTGGAAGTGGCTCATACTCAAATCACTTTATTGGATACCCCCGGTCATGTGGATTTTTCCCTGGAGATGGAAAGAACCCTCCAGGTGCTGGATTATGCCGTTTTGGTGATCAACGGGGCCGATGGGGTACAGGGTCATACCAGAACCTTATGGCACTTGCTGGATATTTATCAGACACCGGTCTTTTTATTCATCAATAAAATGGATCAGGTGGGCACAGACAGAGAAAAGCTGATCAATGAATTAAAAAGCCAACTCAGCGACGGCTGCATTGACTTTGGACAACCTGAATCCACTGATTTTTATGATCAATTGGCCATGTGTGATGAAATGCTGCTGGACGCCTATGTGGATACGGGACATATTGAGCTTCCCCTGATCAGGGAAGGGATTAGGAAGCGTAAAGTGTACCCCTGCTTTTTCGGTTCCGCTTTAAAGCTGGAGGGTGTAGAGGAATTGCTTCAGGGTATTGTGGACTATGCTCATCTGCCGGCCTATCCGGAAAGCTTTGGGGCTAAAGTATTCAAAATAGGCAGGGACGAACAGGGCAATCGCCTTACCTATCTGAAGATCACCGGCGGAAGGCTCAAGGTAAGGGAGAGTTTAAGCAATGGTGTATGGGAAGAAAAGGTTAACCAGATTCGCATCTATTCCGGGAAGAAATTCGAGGCAGTCAATGAAGTGGAAGCCGGTTCGGTCTGTGCGGTAACAGGGCTTACGCTAACCAAACCGGGAGAAGGCTTAGGCACAGAGACCGCCGCCCACTCCCCTTTATTGGAACCCGTATTGGCTTATCAGATGATCCTTCCGGAAGGCTGTGATCCCCGGGTGATGATGCCTAAGCTGCGCCAGCTGGAGGAAGAGGATCCGGGCCTGCAGGTGGTCTGGGACGAAGAGCTCAGGGAGATCCAGGTGCAGATGATGGGTGAGGTCCAGCTGGAAATCCTGCAAAGCCTGATCCGGAGCCGGTTTGGCCTGGAGGTGTCCTTCGGATCAGGGAGGATTGTTTATAAAGAAACCATTGGCAATGCTGTGGAAGGAGTAGGGCATTTTGAACCCTTGCGGCATTATGCGGAGGTCCACCTATTAATGGAGCCGGGTGAGCGGGGAAGCGGCCTTCAGTTCGGAGCGCAATGCAGTGAGGATAGCTTAAGCAAAAGCTGGCAAAGACTCGTTTTATCTCATCTGGAAGAAAAAGTTCATAAGGGTGTTCTCACAGGGTCACCGATTACCGATCTAAAAATCACTTTAGTGTCAGGCCGGGCCCATACCAAGCATACAGACGGCGGCGACTTCAGAGAGGCCACCTACCGCGCGGTGCGTCAGGGGTTAATGGAAGCGGAGTCCATCCTGTTGGAGCCTTATTATGCTTTTCAGCTGGAATTGCCGGAAAAAATGGTGGGACGGGCCATGAACGATGTGGAAAAAATGCATGGAACCTGCCAGCTTGCCCGGATAGAAGGGGAGCGGGCAACTCTTACCGGCAGTGCCCCCGTGGCGACAATGAGAAACTATCAGCAGGAGGTCATGGCTTACAGCAAAGGTCTGGGCAGGCTTTTTTGCAGCCTGAAGGGTTATGAACCCTGCCATAATCCGGATGAGGTCATAGCTATGGCCGGGTACGACCCGGAAAGGGATGTGGATAATCCTGCCGATTCCGTATTTTGTGCCCAGGGTTCCGGCTATTTGGTCCCCTGGTATCAAGTCAAGGAATATATGCATGTGGAAAGCTATTTCGCCAAAGAGAGTGAATTCATAGATGCAGAGTCTCATCTGCAGATACCCTATGCCGAGGAAAGGTGGATCGACCCGGAGGAGATCGACAGGATCCTCAACCAGACCTATTATGCCAACCAAGGCAAAAAATCCCTTTGGCAGAAACGGAAAAAAGCTGTGGAAAGCTATTATAGACCACCTGCCGATTTAAACAAACCTAAAGAAAGCCAGGAAGAATATCTTCTTGTGGACGGCTATAATATTATCTTTGACTGGCCGGAACTGAAAGAGCTTGCCCAGGATAATATGGATGGAGCCAGGATAAGGCTGCTTGATATCCTAAGCAATTATCAGGGGATTCGCAAGTGCCGGATTATCGTCGTCTTCGATGCTTATCGTGTTCAGGGGCATCCCGAGGAAGCCATCGATTATCATAATATCCTGATGGTCTATACCAAAGAAGCGCAAACCGCGGATCAATATATTGAAAGGTTTGCTTATGATCATCAGAAAAAGTATAAGATCACCGTGGCTACCTCCGATGGCCTGCAGCAGATCATTATCAGAGGGGCAGGGTGCGCCTTATTATCCGCCCGAGATTTGAAGGAAGAAGTCATAATGGCCAATAAACAGGTCATCGAGGCTTATCAGGCACAACAAACGCCGACCCGGCATTATCTGAAGGATGCCTTATCTGCCGAAAGCGAACAGCAGATGAAAGAGTTCCTTAAAAGAGAGAAGGATTAG
- a CDS encoding ABC transporter permease: MKKKLSLYSLFDVLTAAVTLSVVAFISAAILSILIKGFPYLGEAFFSEEVRFAVKLSLYTASISTFVCFVLAVPTAYSLTRGSFPFKKIAQIIIELPLSMPYLVLGLCLLLIFSSEFGKALRDMGFRVVFDKNGIIMAQIIVNLPYMIRLLKTAFAELDERLEIIAGMLGASRWQRFVTITLPLARNAVISAMILVWSRGLGEFGATLMVVGATRMKTETLPASIYLNMATGDIGAAMASAIIILLISFVSLFATSRLERKNLQASRMKDVYWQ; the protein is encoded by the coding sequence ATGAAAAAGAAGCTTTCCCTGTATAGTCTGTTCGATGTTTTGACTGCTGCTGTGACACTGAGTGTTGTTGCCTTTATTTCTGCGGCAATCTTGTCTATCCTTATTAAAGGCTTCCCATACCTTGGGGAAGCCTTTTTCTCAGAAGAAGTGAGGTTTGCAGTGAAATTAAGCCTGTATACAGCCAGCATCTCGACTTTTGTTTGCTTTGTGCTTGCTGTGCCCACCGCGTACTCACTGACGAGGGGCTCCTTTCCCTTTAAGAAAATAGCCCAGATTATTATTGAGCTGCCTTTATCCATGCCCTATTTGGTTCTGGGCTTGTGTCTGCTGCTCATCTTTTCCTCGGAATTCGGCAAAGCACTGAGAGATATGGGTTTCAGGGTGGTATTTGATAAGAACGGGATCATTATGGCACAGATCATCGTCAATCTGCCCTATATGATCCGTTTGCTCAAGACAGCCTTTGCAGAACTGGATGAACGGCTGGAGATCATTGCCGGAATGCTGGGTGCTTCCCGATGGCAAAGATTTGTGACGATTACCTTGCCGCTGGCCCGCAATGCGGTGATCTCCGCCATGATTCTGGTCTGGTCCAGGGGCCTTGGCGAATTCGGTGCCACCTTAATGGTGGTCGGCGCGACCAGAATGAAGACGGAAACCCTGCCGGCCAGCATCTATCTGAATATGGCCACAGGGGATATCGGAGCGGCGATGGCTTCCGCCATCATCATCCTGCTCATTTCTTTTGTATCGCTTTTTGCAACAAGCCGCTTGGAGAGGAAAAACCTTCAGGCAAGCCGGATGAAGGACGTGTATTGGCAGTGA
- a CDS encoding ATP-binding cassette domain-containing protein, whose protein sequence is MAVNPLVEIRDYSLELGKFKLQPINLMIHEREIFGVLGKTGSGKTVLLESIAGFYRGRSGQIYIQGQDIAEVPLEKRGIGFVYQDFGLFPHMTVADNIGYGLRMQKKEKQTIKDEVNRMAEILAISSILKQYPGTLSGGERQRTAIARALILNPRILLLDEPFSSLDPATKETMYRQVKEIHRLFGCTILFVTHDFKEAQSMADRIGIMIKGELKRIRRSTELFVQDSDEEVNRFLGLNRE, encoded by the coding sequence TTGGCAGTGAACCCACTTGTTGAAATCAGGGACTACTCCCTTGAATTAGGAAAATTTAAATTGCAGCCCATCAATTTGATGATCCACGAAAGGGAAATTTTCGGAGTCTTAGGGAAAACCGGCTCAGGAAAAACCGTGCTTCTGGAATCCATAGCAGGTTTTTATCGGGGCCGCTCCGGACAGATATATATTCAGGGTCAGGATATCGCCGAAGTGCCGCTGGAGAAAAGGGGCATTGGTTTCGTGTACCAGGATTTTGGCTTATTTCCCCACATGACGGTAGCCGATAATATCGGGTATGGGTTGAGAATGCAAAAGAAGGAAAAACAGACCATCAAGGATGAGGTAAATCGGATGGCGGAAATTCTCGCCATCAGCTCGATTCTGAAACAGTACCCCGGAACCCTAAGCGGCGGGGAACGGCAAAGGACGGCTATCGCCAGGGCCCTTATCCTGAACCCCAGGATTCTCTTGCTGGATGAGCCCTTTTCTTCCCTGGACCCGGCTACCAAGGAAACCATGTACCGGCAGGTGAAAGAAATCCACCGGCTTTTTGGCTGTACCATTCTCTTTGTAACCCATGACTTTAAGGAAGCCCAGAGCATGGCGGACCGGATCGGAATCATGATCAAAGGGGAATTGAAACGTATCCGCCGGAGCACGGAACTCTTTGTCCAGGACAGCGATGAGGAAGTCAATCGGTTTTTGGGGCTGAACAGAGAATAA
- the modD gene encoding ModD protein, which translates to MLYLTRDEIDRWLKEDVPYIDLTSWTLGIREQQGSIAYFTREEAVVCGTEEVRQIFDHLHIETDRFIPSGQQVKQGEVLISGKGRAEDLNMAWKVGQNILDHCSGIATKTRRMVDDAKSINPKVAVLTTRKGFPGTKALTTKSIMVGGALPHRLGISETILIFKQHMNMIGGFEALLKKLPEIKGECCEKKIIVEAGSLEQTVSLCQAGVDGIQFDKLKSEELKNAVKYLRAEFPHVVALAAGGINEANVRDYAETGVDGIVTTSLFSAKPLDIGVKIEPIQIHL; encoded by the coding sequence ATGCTGTACTTAACTCGTGATGAAATAGACCGTTGGCTCAAGGAAGATGTTCCTTATATTGACCTGACCAGCTGGACCTTGGGAATCAGGGAACAGCAGGGGAGCATCGCGTATTTTACCAGGGAAGAGGCCGTGGTGTGCGGAACTGAGGAAGTCAGGCAGATTTTCGATCATTTGCATATCGAGACGGACCGCTTCATCCCCTCCGGTCAGCAGGTCAAACAAGGGGAAGTGTTGATCTCCGGGAAAGGAAGAGCCGAGGATCTGAATATGGCCTGGAAGGTGGGGCAAAACATTTTGGATCATTGCTCAGGAATCGCCACCAAGACACGAAGAATGGTGGATGATGCGAAAAGCATTAACCCCAAGGTAGCTGTTCTGACCACCCGCAAAGGATTTCCCGGTACCAAAGCCCTGACCACCAAGTCCATCATGGTTGGCGGCGCTCTGCCCCACAGACTGGGTATTTCCGAAACGATCCTGATTTTCAAGCAGCATATGAATATGATCGGTGGGTTTGAAGCTTTGCTGAAAAAGCTGCCGGAGATCAAAGGAGAATGCTGCGAAAAGAAGATCATCGTGGAGGCCGGGTCACTGGAACAAACAGTCAGCCTTTGCCAGGCCGGTGTGGACGGGATCCAGTTCGATAAACTAAAGAGCGAAGAGCTTAAAAATGCGGTGAAGTATTTGCGAGCGGAATTTCCCCACGTGGTTGCTTTGGCTGCCGGCGGCATCAATGAAGCCAATGTCAGGGACTATGCGGAAACCGGGGTGGACGGCATCGTCACAACCAGTCTCTTCAGTGCCAAGCCCCTGGATATCGGGGTGAAAATAGAGCCGATACAGATACATTTATAA
- a CDS encoding ABC transporter substrate-binding protein, which produces MRKYFAVLLVTVLLMVSTLAGCSPAGDSARNPAPAAAERTATDAKGREVKIPDKVEKIAITCYGGATHEMTVLGFADAIVAQPTMKSFPQLKKMFPQYETVIDPGSFNEVNIEEIIKADPDMVFVGVSSPEGNKKIEEAGFPTYTMWIGWAAIDTLKQEFLNIGAIMGNEEQAKKLVAYWDEKLAALDTMLAKVPESERKVVYYTGADITKANTSDWAWTFIEEAGGVSAISKGTTGDVNVEVVLAADPDVIITQGGNGTAGFLQDNRIQNLTAIKNKAVYECPIAAFWWDRPSPEAPLGFMWLAQTLYPEYTKDIDLKEETKYFFSEFYNYDVSDEEYASFFVHKKK; this is translated from the coding sequence GTGAGGAAATATTTTGCCGTTTTGCTGGTGACCGTCTTATTGATGGTCAGCACCTTAGCCGGATGCAGCCCGGCAGGGGATTCTGCCCGGAATCCAGCCCCCGCCGCAGCTGAAAGAACCGCAACCGATGCCAAAGGGAGAGAAGTCAAGATCCCGGATAAGGTGGAGAAGATAGCTATTACCTGTTACGGAGGCGCCACCCATGAAATGACAGTCCTCGGCTTTGCCGACGCTATTGTCGCCCAACCCACCATGAAGAGTTTTCCTCAGCTGAAAAAGATGTTCCCTCAATATGAAACAGTGATCGACCCGGGCTCCTTCAATGAAGTCAATATTGAAGAGATCATCAAGGCTGATCCGGATATGGTCTTTGTAGGAGTCAGCTCTCCGGAGGGGAACAAAAAGATTGAAGAAGCCGGATTTCCCACCTATACCATGTGGATTGGCTGGGCAGCCATCGATACTCTGAAGCAGGAATTTCTCAATATCGGGGCAATCATGGGCAACGAAGAGCAGGCCAAAAAGCTGGTGGCTTACTGGGACGAAAAACTGGCTGCGCTGGACACAATGCTGGCCAAGGTACCGGAGAGTGAGCGCAAGGTTGTCTATTATACCGGGGCTGATATAACCAAAGCCAATACCAGTGACTGGGCCTGGACCTTCATCGAAGAAGCCGGTGGCGTCAGTGCCATCAGCAAAGGAACCACCGGTGACGTCAATGTGGAAGTGGTTTTGGCCGCTGATCCTGATGTCATCATCACCCAGGGAGGAAACGGAACGGCGGGATTCCTTCAGGACAACCGGATTCAGAACTTAACAGCCATCAAGAACAAAGCCGTCTATGAGTGTCCGATTGCCGCTTTCTGGTGGGACCGTCCCTCTCCTGAAGCTCCCCTAGGGTTTATGTGGCTGGCCCAGACCCTCTATCCGGAATATACCAAGGACATCGATCTGAAAGAGGAAACCAAGTATTTCTTCTCAGAGTTTTATAATTACGATGTAAGCGACGAAGAGTATGCATCCTTTTTTGTGCATAAGAAAAAGTAA
- a CDS encoding Crp/Fnr family transcriptional regulator codes for MADCLSAMRSVEFLSHFSDDELQEIGKCLLTRVQRYKKGEKVFEAGQPAVSMGVILQGRVYIEDDDAFGNRSILAELHQGDTMAGSCVCAQRPSYLTSFIAAEPSEILLLNCGTIYTNCNKSCSIRGKMLENLLKIIAAEAVTQSRKLKCLSQRSIRGKLLAFFSYCVQEKGENSFTIRFSRQELADFLCLNRSAMSKELGKMRDDGLLRFDRNYFEMLSCEVKRESPAQDKMTTFLKAI; via the coding sequence ATGGCAGACTGTCTTTCCGCAATGCGTTCGGTGGAATTTCTGAGTCATTTTTCCGATGATGAGCTCCAGGAGATTGGCAAATGCCTGCTGACCAGGGTGCAGAGGTACAAAAAGGGTGAAAAAGTTTTTGAGGCGGGTCAACCCGCTGTTTCCATGGGCGTTATTCTGCAGGGAAGGGTGTATATCGAGGATGATGATGCTTTCGGGAACAGGAGCATTCTGGCGGAACTGCACCAGGGGGATACCATGGCCGGCAGCTGTGTCTGTGCCCAAAGGCCCAGTTATCTCACCTCCTTTATCGCCGCGGAGCCGTCGGAGATTCTATTGCTGAATTGCGGAACGATCTATACGAACTGCAATAAAAGCTGCAGTATTCGCGGCAAGATGCTGGAAAATCTCCTGAAAATTATTGCGGCGGAGGCGGTCACTCAGAGCCGCAAACTCAAATGCTTATCACAACGGAGTATCAGGGGAAAATTGCTGGCTTTTTTCTCTTACTGTGTTCAGGAAAAGGGAGAAAACAGCTTCACTATCCGTTTTTCCAGACAGGAATTGGCGGATTTTCTTTGTTTAAACCGCAGTGCCATGTCCAAAGAGCTGGGCAAGATGCGGGATGACGGTCTGCTGCGCTTTGACCGGAACTATTTTGAGATGCTGTCTTGCGAAGTCAAAAGGGAATCACCGGCACAGGATAAGATGACTACTTTTTTGAAAGCTATTTGA
- a CDS encoding DUF364 domain-containing protein translates to MEKAYLQILDLYRQEGLKPGRLTQLGYFPKWTVAMGDNGQIGRAFHFDGEHAVYPLRDPDVLLPLQRFVGKSLLALAEELLAKTDIQMRAACLAVLNTLSYPLNQAEQLKKRGFQPVEFDNLEFINAEDRVVLVGYGALIKETLARCPVIDICDMRFLSSLRTVSIGRTIDYGPPGIRFHGAAENQTLLADADIVLISGSTLVNGTYRDLIRYARKARVIGMFGPSAQLIPEFLQGGGINYITTSGITDGDRFYQVLSNPYAGEGESGTYKYTIRMF, encoded by the coding sequence ATGGAGAAAGCATACTTGCAAATTCTGGACTTATACAGGCAGGAGGGATTAAAGCCGGGCAGATTAACCCAACTGGGCTACTTCCCTAAATGGACGGTAGCTATGGGGGATAATGGGCAAATCGGAAGGGCCTTTCATTTTGACGGCGAGCATGCGGTCTACCCATTGCGCGATCCGGATGTTTTGCTGCCTCTCCAGCGCTTCGTGGGCAAAAGCTTGTTGGCCTTAGCGGAAGAGCTTCTGGCGAAAACAGATATTCAAATGCGGGCTGCCTGCCTGGCCGTACTGAATACCCTTTCCTATCCCCTTAATCAGGCGGAACAGTTAAAAAAGCGGGGGTTCCAACCTGTGGAATTCGACAATTTGGAATTTATTAATGCTGAGGATCGGGTGGTTTTGGTAGGCTATGGCGCACTGATCAAAGAAACCCTGGCCCGCTGCCCGGTCATAGATATCTGTGATATGCGTTTCTTAAGCAGCCTGCGGACCGTGTCCATTGGCAGGACGATTGACTATGGGCCGCCGGGAATCCGCTTTCACGGGGCGGCGGAAAATCAAACCTTGCTGGCGGATGCGGATATCGTGCTGATAAGCGGCTCCACCTTGGTGAACGGCACTTACAGGGATTTGATTCGTTATGCCCGGAAAGCACGGGTGATCGGCATGTTTGGTCCCAGTGCCCAGCTGATTCCGGAATTTTTGCAAGGAGGTGGCATTAATTATATTACAACCTCCGGCATCACGGATGGGGACAGATTCTATCAGGTGTTGAGCAATCCGTATGCAGGAGAGGGGGAGTCCGGTACCTATAAGTACACCATCAGGATGTTTTAG